A section of the Methanocellales archaeon genome encodes:
- a CDS encoding NAD-binding protein, with product MYAIIVGCGKIGSRLAQLLSSNENNVVVLDRDLTKFEEIDKSFDGLTIEGDGTDQDVLKKAGVDKADVFIATTEDDNTNLMACQIAKQVFNVSRVIARVNDPKREPLFKELKIDAIVCPTTIAAAHLRNAVMYPNLATILTVNGGNIEISEIRVQGSASGKALKDLNLPKESTIAAIIRDRKTLIPSGDTIIQEGDVAVVVNLAAISDEVRNILSR from the coding sequence ATGTACGCGATAATAGTTGGGTGTGGAAAGATTGGCAGTCGTCTTGCTCAGTTATTATCGTCTAATGAAAATAATGTCGTCGTCTTGGACAGAGATTTGACGAAGTTCGAAGAGATCGACAAAAGTTTTGATGGGTTGACAATCGAAGGAGATGGGACCGATCAAGACGTTCTGAAAAAGGCTGGAGTGGATAAAGCTGACGTTTTTATTGCGACGACAGAGGATGACAACACGAACTTGATGGCTTGCCAGATTGCAAAGCAGGTGTTTAACGTAAGCAGAGTCATAGCTCGGGTTAATGACCCCAAAAGGGAACCCCTCTTTAAGGAGCTGAAAATAGATGCCATTGTCTGTCCTACAACAATAGCTGCGGCTCATCTCAGGAATGCCGTTATGTATCCCAATTTGGCTACAATACTGACGGTGAATGGCGGGAATATTGAGATCAGTGAGATACGGGTCCAAGGTTCAGCCAGCGGAAAGGCACTTAAAGACCTAAATTTGCCAAAGGAATCCACCATAGCAGCAATTATAAGGGACAGAAAGACGTTGATCCCTTCGGGAGATACGATAATCCAAGAAGGTGATGTTGCAGTCGTGGTAAATTTGGCTGCTATCTCTGATGAAGTCAGGAATATTTTAAGTAGGTGA
- a CDS encoding NAD(P)/FAD-dependent oxidoreductase translates to MRDRYDVIVVGAGPAGSMAAKTAAEHDLETLLLEKRVEIGDPVRCAEGVGKEGLKQFIKPDKRWIAADVQGARICFPGGIKIEMSEVGPEVGYVLERKIFDRELAKQAAKAGAEVMVKTRAVDLIKEDGFVRGVKAEHLGDSFDIHADVVIGADGVESKVGRWAGINTTLKPKDIETCAQFLMTDVDIDPCYCEFYIGNQIAPGGYAWVFPKGNNEANVGLGISGSRSEVRPIEHLKRFVEKKYPEGQIIEMIMGGVPVTVPTKTTTNGLMLVGDAARMSDPLTGGGIIHAMKSGTMASEIASKAVQSGDSSVECLNEYERRWRPTIGATLQKSYKAKEWLLKLNDAEWNSIASSIVGINFKELTAFGLLKELTLRNPKLLWDLRSLL, encoded by the coding sequence ATGAGAGACCGCTATGATGTCATCGTCGTGGGTGCAGGCCCAGCAGGATCTATGGCAGCAAAGACTGCAGCTGAGCACGATTTAGAAACACTCTTGCTGGAAAAGAGGGTGGAAATAGGCGATCCGGTTAGATGCGCAGAAGGGGTGGGCAAAGAAGGATTAAAGCAATTCATCAAACCCGATAAGCGTTGGATTGCTGCAGATGTCCAAGGAGCGAGGATATGCTTTCCCGGAGGCATAAAGATCGAGATGTCAGAGGTCGGTCCTGAAGTGGGCTATGTTCTCGAACGAAAGATATTTGACCGAGAGCTTGCAAAGCAGGCGGCAAAAGCCGGTGCAGAAGTAATGGTAAAAACAAGGGCAGTTGATTTGATTAAAGAGGACGGCTTCGTTAGAGGCGTCAAAGCAGAACATCTCGGAGATTCATTTGATATTCATGCGGACGTCGTGATTGGTGCTGATGGCGTTGAAAGCAAGGTTGGACGGTGGGCAGGCATCAATACGACCCTTAAACCAAAGGACATCGAAACCTGTGCTCAGTTTCTGATGACTGATGTTGACATTGATCCATGTTATTGTGAGTTCTATATAGGTAACCAAATTGCACCTGGGGGTTATGCATGGGTTTTTCCCAAAGGGAATAACGAGGCTAATGTTGGCCTTGGAATATCCGGAAGCAGATCAGAGGTGCGTCCTATCGAACATCTAAAACGTTTCGTAGAGAAAAAATATCCCGAAGGGCAGATCATCGAAATGATCATGGGGGGGGTGCCTGTAACGGTTCCTACCAAGACTACCACAAACGGGCTAATGCTCGTGGGTGATGCAGCTAGGATGTCAGACCCTCTTACGGGCGGAGGTATTATCCATGCGATGAAGTCGGGAACTATGGCTAGTGAAATTGCATCGAAGGCGGTACAATCAGGAGATTCGTCAGTTGAGTGCCTTAACGAGTATGAAAGACGCTGGCGACCAACCATTGGTGCAACACTACAGAAATCCTACAAGGCCAAAGAATGGCTTTTAAAACTGAATGACGCAGAATGGAATTCCATAGCCTCTTCTATAGTGGGAATTAACTTCAAGGAGCTTACAGCGTTTGGGTTGTTGAAAGAATTGACACTGCGCAATCCCAAGTTACTTTGGGATCTAAGGTCCCTATTATGA